One genomic window of Polyangium aurulentum includes the following:
- a CDS encoding CapA family protein has product MAKTRTTKRSLRPTLALLAAAGLLALCPAEAGAYQFDTTEASFDTTYAATSIALSGTIVDEAGIPIPSAALSIVGWGDGAANASATTSTGGSGTFSLSGLKRRSVLLRVDHPGYYTELVPVDLHRPLAETTASAGAIVMTARKAGRVRLVFGGDTMFGRRFTDADQDGVEGEPGDLINADTRADDAKSIIAYMRDVLSAGDYTMVNLESPVTSATLTAHPYKSFTFFSHPDTLSALTYAGIDGVDLANNHMFDYLTTGVTDTMTNVSAYGLDWSGVGINEDVAKLTTVYRTLNNVPLSLLGFSEMTTDGSTEDAYLLVARDPTKAGALQASSTNLSDFTSDEAPERFAIPMIHGGSEYTDYPTNGMRSKFVSLAKGGAGIIVAHHPHTIHGIGLVGSRFVIMSLGNFIFDQDIFETFQSFVAVADVDVTSAGAYDVRRLQLVPFHIEGYSPKMVTGDWLARAGRHIGHLSSTLPTKPSGSTIADGLTGAVVFPSGHRVVAVRDATQYVTTDSSQSLTLPVTSSSTGPIPYSRLNAADALAYVKTNATATAEYGREILLYGDFEDGDIDGSFSEGSAWDQSPARYVQNSVVRSGTGAAVLLRSSTNTTQAVLENVNRIGFPAGNKLTLTGWIKGDNAGLFKVGVRTYSASGTMLTNTEPYSKAASTYGWTKFTVNITPSSTATSIRLSFKESAPTEGEGRVYIDDVSLIEWEGSVTTALSGFTLPTPNNYSWLRFTTSATTSLGVTLTHRSYELP; this is encoded by the coding sequence ATGGCGAAAACCCGCACGACGAAGAGAAGCCTGCGTCCCACCCTCGCACTGCTCGCCGCAGCTGGCTTGCTCGCGCTATGTCCTGCCGAGGCCGGAGCCTATCAATTCGACACGACCGAGGCCTCGTTCGACACGACCTACGCGGCCACCTCGATCGCCCTGAGCGGCACCATCGTCGACGAGGCCGGCATCCCGATCCCGAGCGCCGCGCTGTCGATCGTCGGCTGGGGCGACGGCGCCGCGAACGCGAGCGCCACGACCTCGACGGGCGGCTCGGGCACGTTCTCGCTGTCGGGCCTCAAGCGCCGCTCCGTGCTCCTTCGGGTCGACCACCCGGGCTACTACACCGAGCTGGTCCCCGTCGACCTGCACCGCCCCCTCGCCGAGACCACCGCGAGCGCAGGCGCCATCGTGATGACCGCGCGCAAGGCAGGCCGCGTCAGGCTCGTCTTCGGCGGCGACACGATGTTCGGCCGCCGCTTCACCGACGCTGACCAGGACGGCGTCGAAGGCGAGCCGGGCGATCTCATCAACGCCGACACGCGCGCGGACGACGCCAAGTCGATCATCGCGTACATGCGCGACGTGCTCTCGGCCGGCGACTACACGATGGTGAACCTCGAGTCGCCCGTGACGTCGGCCACGCTCACGGCGCACCCCTACAAGAGCTTCACGTTCTTCTCGCACCCCGACACGCTCTCCGCGCTCACGTACGCGGGCATCGACGGCGTCGACCTCGCGAACAACCACATGTTCGACTACCTGACGACCGGCGTCACCGACACGATGACGAACGTGTCGGCCTACGGGCTCGACTGGAGCGGCGTCGGGATCAACGAGGACGTCGCCAAGCTGACGACCGTCTACCGCACGCTGAACAACGTGCCGCTGTCGCTCCTCGGCTTCAGCGAGATGACCACCGACGGCTCGACCGAAGACGCCTACCTGCTGGTCGCCCGCGACCCTACGAAGGCCGGCGCGCTGCAAGCGAGCTCGACGAACCTGTCCGACTTCACGTCCGACGAGGCTCCCGAGCGCTTCGCGATCCCGATGATCCACGGCGGCAGCGAGTACACGGACTACCCGACGAACGGGATGCGCTCCAAGTTCGTTTCGCTCGCGAAGGGGGGCGCAGGCATCATCGTCGCCCACCACCCGCACACGATTCACGGCATCGGCCTCGTCGGCTCGCGCTTCGTGATCATGTCGCTCGGCAACTTCATCTTCGATCAGGACATCTTCGAGACGTTCCAGTCCTTCGTCGCGGTCGCCGACGTCGACGTGACCTCCGCGGGCGCCTACGACGTCCGCCGCCTGCAGCTCGTGCCCTTCCACATCGAGGGCTACTCGCCCAAGATGGTCACGGGCGACTGGCTCGCGCGCGCTGGCCGGCACATCGGGCACCTGTCGAGCACGCTGCCCACCAAGCCCTCCGGCAGCACGATCGCAGACGGCCTCACGGGCGCCGTCGTCTTCCCCTCCGGCCACCGCGTCGTCGCCGTTCGCGACGCCACGCAGTACGTGACCACGGACTCGTCGCAATCGCTCACGCTGCCCGTGACGAGCAGCTCCACCGGCCCCATCCCCTACTCGCGCCTGAACGCCGCCGACGCCCTCGCGTACGTCAAGACAAACGCGACGGCGACCGCCGAATACGGCCGCGAGATCCTCCTTTACGGCGACTTCGAGGACGGCGACATCGACGGCTCGTTCAGCGAAGGCTCCGCGTGGGATCAGAGCCCTGCCCGCTACGTGCAAAACAGCGTGGTCCGCAGCGGCACCGGCGCAGCCGTCCTTTTGCGCAGCTCGACCAACACGACGCAAGCCGTGCTGGAGAACGTCAACCGCATCGGCTTCCCCGCCGGCAACAAGCTCACGCTGACCGGCTGGATCAAGGGCGACAACGCGGGCCTCTTCAAGGTCGGCGTCCGCACGTACAGCGCCTCGGGCACGATGCTGACGAACACCGAGCCCTACTCGAAGGCGGCCTCGACCTACGGCTGGACGAAGTTCACGGTCAACATCACGCCCTCGTCCACCGCGACGTCGATCCGCCTGTCATTCAAGGAATCCGCGCCCACCGAGGGCGAAGGCCGCGTCTACATCGACGACGTCTCGCTGATCGAATGGGAGGGCTCCGTCACGACCGCCCTCTCCGGCTTCACCCTCCCCACGCCCAACAACTACAGCTGGCTGCGCTTCACCACCTCCGCCACGACCTCGCTGGGCGTCACCCTCACCCACCGCTCTTATGAGCTGCCCTGA
- a CDS encoding ATP-dependent DNA helicase — translation MAGHARRLLAPKGPLARALPSYEDREGQLAMADAVERALEEDRVLLCEAGTGTGKTLAYLVPAILSGRKVVISTATKALEEQIFAKDLPIVAQHMGLYPEAALVKGLGNYLCLRRLDELRTSPEAYANSGVMRSLPVIEAWAKETETGDLSELVGLAEGDPIRREVCSSSETRIGSTCAFFDRCFVTRMKRDAEQARVMVVNHHLFFADLALKLGRGGVPGAGALPPYDAVIFDEAHELEDIATEFFGTRISRTRVESLLRDADRAFIANGLADRILGKGEGTAITAIVREAAERFFALLARLAGGAAAAGEGRTQLSRDVWTGDLQDAYHRLDETLEALAGYAAAHATAEAVTLVATRAEAVRTDAAKIVDPSANQVTWVEVRARSVSVGASAVELGWLFREGIFERVGAVVLTSATLTAGKDGSFKYLRSRLGIDDRMTVPVDELVVPSPFDYASRAMLYTPRDLPEVADPAFVPRAADRIVELLDTVGGGAFVLCTSVRAMTALGKALAGRVPGALMVQGDAPKGPLLSRFRAAKSAVLVATMSFWEGVDVPGDALRLVIIDKLPFTVPTDPVVVARSAAIEAAGGSPFMSYAVPEAAITLKQGFGRLIRTRQDRGIVAILDRRIRTKPYGAVLMGGLPPAARTDRLEDVRSFWTQLITQDSTP, via the coding sequence GTGGCAGGGCACGCGCGAAGGCTGCTCGCACCGAAGGGCCCGCTCGCCCGCGCGCTGCCCAGCTACGAAGATCGCGAGGGGCAGCTCGCGATGGCCGACGCGGTCGAGCGCGCGCTCGAAGAAGATCGCGTGCTGCTCTGCGAGGCGGGCACGGGCACGGGCAAGACGCTCGCGTACCTGGTCCCCGCGATCCTGAGCGGACGCAAGGTCGTCATCTCGACCGCGACGAAGGCGCTCGAGGAGCAGATCTTCGCGAAGGATCTGCCGATCGTCGCGCAGCACATGGGCCTGTATCCCGAGGCGGCGCTCGTCAAAGGCCTCGGCAACTACCTGTGCCTGCGCCGCCTCGACGAGCTGCGCACGAGCCCCGAGGCGTACGCAAACAGCGGCGTCATGCGCTCTCTGCCCGTGATCGAGGCGTGGGCGAAGGAGACCGAGACGGGCGATCTCTCGGAGCTGGTGGGCCTCGCCGAGGGCGATCCGATCCGGCGCGAGGTGTGCTCTTCGAGCGAGACGCGCATCGGGTCGACCTGCGCGTTCTTCGATCGGTGCTTCGTCACGCGCATGAAGCGCGACGCCGAGCAGGCGCGCGTGATGGTGGTGAATCATCACCTCTTCTTCGCCGATCTCGCGCTCAAGCTCGGCCGCGGCGGCGTGCCCGGCGCGGGGGCGCTGCCGCCTTACGACGCGGTGATCTTCGACGAGGCGCACGAGCTCGAGGACATCGCCACCGAGTTCTTCGGCACGCGCATCTCGCGCACGCGCGTCGAGTCTCTGCTGCGCGACGCGGATCGGGCGTTCATCGCCAACGGGCTCGCCGATCGCATCCTCGGCAAGGGCGAGGGGACGGCCATCACGGCGATCGTGCGCGAGGCGGCCGAGCGGTTCTTCGCGCTGCTCGCGCGCCTCGCGGGGGGCGCGGCGGCGGCGGGGGAGGGGCGCACGCAGCTCTCGCGCGACGTCTGGACCGGCGATCTGCAGGACGCGTATCACCGGCTCGACGAGACGCTCGAGGCGCTCGCGGGGTACGCGGCGGCGCACGCGACGGCGGAGGCGGTGACGCTCGTGGCCACGCGCGCGGAGGCCGTGCGCACGGATGCGGCGAAGATCGTCGATCCGTCGGCGAATCAGGTGACGTGGGTCGAGGTGCGGGCGCGATCGGTGTCCGTCGGCGCGAGCGCGGTCGAGCTCGGCTGGCTGTTTCGCGAGGGAATTTTCGAGCGGGTGGGGGCGGTCGTTCTGACGAGCGCGACCCTCACGGCGGGCAAGGACGGCTCGTTCAAGTACCTGCGGTCGCGCCTCGGGATCGATGATCGGATGACGGTGCCCGTGGACGAGCTCGTGGTGCCCTCGCCGTTCGACTACGCGTCGCGGGCGATGCTCTACACGCCGCGGGATCTGCCGGAGGTGGCGGATCCGGCGTTCGTGCCGCGCGCGGCGGATCGCATCGTGGAGCTGCTCGACACGGTCGGCGGTGGTGCGTTCGTTCTGTGCACGTCGGTCCGCGCGATGACGGCGCTGGGCAAGGCGCTCGCGGGGCGTGTGCCGGGGGCGTTGATGGTGCAGGGGGATGCGCCGAAGGGGCCGCTCCTGTCGAGGTTTCGTGCGGCGAAGAGCGCGGTGCTCGTGGCGACGATGAGCTTCTGGGAGGGCGTCGATGTGCCGGGTGATGCGCTCCGGCTGGTGATCATCGACAAGCTGCCGTTCACGGTGCCGACCGATCCCGTGGTCGTGGCGCGCTCTGCCGCGATCGAGGCCGCAGGCGGCAGCCCGTTCATGTCCTACGCGGTGCCCGAGGCCGCGATCACGCTCAAGCAGGGATTCGGACGCCTCATCCGCACGCGTCAGGATCGAGGCATCGTCGCGATCCTCGATCGCCGCATCCGGACCAAGCCTTACGGCGCCGTCCTCATGGGCGGTCTCCCCCCCGCCGCCCGCACGGATCGCCTCGAAGACGTCCGCAGCTTCTGGACCCAGCTCATCACGCAAGACAGCACCCCCTAG
- a CDS encoding PilZ domain-containing protein — protein MLPARRASERRPISDRVFFHDGDRIVDGWSLNISAGGLRAILEEQVELGQTFDISVGEAEERRPGQVVWIQDEPDGAIVGIQFLDVPANANNPASEEAPPASRSRISRPGPDEQD, from the coding sequence GTGCTGCCCGCACGCCGTGCTTCCGAGCGACGACCCATCAGCGATCGCGTGTTCTTCCATGACGGAGACCGCATCGTGGACGGATGGTCGCTCAACATCAGCGCGGGCGGTCTGCGCGCCATCCTCGAAGAGCAGGTGGAGCTCGGACAAACCTTCGACATCTCCGTGGGCGAAGCCGAAGAGCGTCGCCCCGGACAGGTTGTTTGGATCCAGGACGAGCCAGATGGGGCTATTGTGGGCATCCAGTTCCTGGATGTCCCAGCGAACGCCAACAACCCGGCGAGCGAGGAGGCGCCGCCTGCCTCGCGCTCGCGAATCAGCAGGCCGGGCCCCGACGAGCAGGACTAA
- a CDS encoding peptidylprolyl isomerase: MNKLTSILGGFAVIAVAIVFIINFRPNANQPVVDRPSCAIEVRGNCITPLHYDTAYRLAVWGLDSERARQIPLRRIVAEGLIERWLLNEDAKRLGITVSDDDLNAELAAGRARLSMPLEAVEVTISQGKGKTVQQKVQADDLFPYLRLDQDMIRPLDVKNRQTGKFDLKTYEKQVRMIGKMSPQDFRDFQKEELVAARMRDLVRSRVQVGEDEAFTRYAQDKSTATIGFIRLDKRFYADLVADTSKKAIDAWVALNKEEEERVWNSRKPQYTPECRVARHILAKVSAEAADQEAEKAKAQKKIDEAKARLEKGEDFAAVARDLSEDGSAAVGGELGCVGKGKMVKPFEEAVFKAEEGKISDVVETQFGLHLVKVDKIAKDADAEALGRAEVDKELYLSHESERLAAEAAKAILAAVRGGKTLDQALEAHMTELKAKATAGDGKDDKKGAKKDEKKADAKPAAKDGKGEGDKGEKKDGEDAGALTFDNHPQRPVVEASMPFNNTGTPILGAAPGTNPAAIAFKLEKPGDVPDDIVPLFSGYAVMQLKEKKPASKEEWEKDRVAFLASYRAQKERDALSAYIARLKSTLGTEIQIHPEFRNESARPADEAGDTEGL; encoded by the coding sequence GTGAACAAGTTGACCTCCATCCTCGGCGGCTTTGCGGTGATCGCCGTCGCCATCGTGTTCATCATCAACTTCCGGCCGAACGCGAACCAGCCGGTGGTGGATCGGCCCTCGTGCGCGATCGAGGTGCGCGGCAACTGCATCACCCCGCTGCACTACGACACGGCGTACCGGCTCGCGGTGTGGGGTCTCGACAGCGAGCGCGCGCGGCAGATCCCGCTGCGGAGGATCGTCGCCGAGGGGCTCATCGAGCGGTGGCTCTTGAACGAGGACGCCAAGCGCCTCGGCATCACTGTGTCGGACGACGACCTGAACGCCGAGCTTGCCGCGGGGCGCGCGCGCCTGTCGATGCCGCTCGAGGCGGTCGAGGTGACGATCTCGCAGGGCAAGGGCAAGACGGTGCAGCAGAAGGTGCAGGCCGACGACCTGTTTCCGTACCTGCGCCTCGATCAGGACATGATCCGCCCGCTCGACGTGAAGAACCGGCAGACGGGCAAGTTCGATCTGAAGACCTACGAGAAGCAGGTTCGGATGATCGGCAAGATGAGCCCGCAGGACTTCCGCGACTTTCAGAAGGAAGAGCTGGTCGCGGCGCGCATGCGCGATCTCGTGCGCTCGCGCGTGCAGGTGGGCGAGGACGAGGCCTTCACGCGCTACGCGCAGGACAAGAGCACGGCGACGATCGGCTTCATCCGCCTCGACAAGCGCTTCTACGCCGACCTCGTGGCGGACACGTCGAAGAAGGCGATCGACGCGTGGGTGGCCCTCAACAAGGAAGAGGAAGAGCGCGTCTGGAACTCGCGCAAGCCGCAGTACACGCCCGAGTGCCGGGTGGCGCGGCACATCCTCGCGAAGGTGAGCGCCGAGGCTGCCGATCAGGAGGCCGAGAAGGCGAAGGCGCAGAAGAAGATCGACGAGGCGAAGGCGCGGCTCGAGAAGGGCGAGGACTTCGCGGCGGTGGCGCGTGATCTGTCGGAGGACGGCAGCGCGGCGGTCGGCGGCGAGCTTGGATGCGTGGGCAAGGGGAAGATGGTCAAGCCCTTCGAGGAGGCGGTCTTCAAGGCCGAGGAGGGCAAGATCAGCGACGTCGTGGAGACGCAGTTCGGGCTGCACCTCGTGAAGGTCGACAAGATCGCGAAGGACGCGGATGCCGAGGCGCTCGGGCGCGCGGAGGTCGACAAGGAGCTGTATCTGTCGCACGAGTCGGAGCGGCTCGCGGCGGAGGCGGCGAAGGCGATCCTCGCGGCGGTGCGTGGTGGCAAGACGCTCGATCAGGCGCTCGAGGCGCACATGACCGAGCTGAAGGCGAAGGCCACGGCGGGCGACGGCAAGGACGACAAGAAGGGCGCCAAGAAGGACGAGAAGAAGGCGGACGCAAAGCCGGCTGCGAAGGACGGCAAGGGCGAGGGCGACAAGGGCGAGAAGAAGGACGGGGAGGACGCGGGGGCGCTCACGTTCGACAATCACCCGCAGAGGCCGGTCGTCGAGGCGAGCATGCCGTTCAACAACACGGGCACGCCGATCCTGGGTGCGGCGCCGGGGACGAACCCGGCGGCGATCGCGTTCAAGCTGGAGAAGCCGGGCGATGTGCCGGATGACATCGTGCCGCTGTTCAGCGGTTACGCGGTGATGCAGCTCAAGGAGAAGAAGCCCGCCTCGAAGGAGGAGTGGGAGAAGGATCGCGTGGCGTTCCTTGCGAGCTATCGGGCGCAGAAGGAGCGCGATGCGCTGAGCGCGTACATTGCGCGGCTGAAGTCGACGCTCGGGACGGAGATCCAGATCCATCCCGAGTTCCGGAACGAGTCGGCGCGTCCTGCGGACGAGGCTGGCGACACCGAAGGGCTCTGA
- a CDS encoding M16 family metallopeptidase: MTHQDLVLPNGLTLVLVPQPAVHRAVAALYLRTGSRFETPDNNGISHFLEHMVFRGTPTLKSAHAQALAFERLGGTLYAATYVDHGVMSVSVPPRNFEQVIGLLGEVTTSPLFSDLEIERGIVREEILEDLDDDGRVIDADNLARAMMYEEHPLGYRITGGLETLARFDERMLRSHHARHYTTANAVLCLAGKIDEAACVKAVERAFGGMPRGSRVAATAPMNGQKKPRFSFVENQSSQTELRVAFRAVSERDRAEPSVEMLLRVLDDGMSTRLYERICDRLGLCYDVSGMFEAYEDDGVVDIAAGAAHERATVVLKEVFALVEELAAHGPTDEELEKAKNRHLWSVEAMLDDADAMASFYGLAALAGIARTPVARHEELAGVTRAQVRDAAQRVFRPERMSVVAVGLLSRAEENRMERAVKGFGG; the protein is encoded by the coding sequence ATGACCCACCAAGACCTCGTCCTTCCGAATGGCCTCACGCTTGTCCTTGTTCCGCAGCCGGCTGTGCATCGGGCGGTGGCGGCGCTCTACCTGCGGACTGGCTCGCGGTTCGAGACGCCTGACAACAACGGCATCTCGCACTTCCTGGAGCACATGGTGTTTCGGGGGACGCCGACGTTGAAGTCGGCGCATGCGCAGGCGCTCGCGTTCGAGCGGCTGGGGGGCACGCTGTATGCGGCGACGTACGTCGATCATGGCGTGATGAGCGTGTCTGTGCCGCCGCGGAACTTCGAGCAGGTGATCGGGCTGCTCGGGGAGGTCACGACGTCGCCGTTGTTCTCGGATCTCGAGATCGAGCGTGGGATTGTGCGTGAGGAGATCCTCGAGGATCTCGATGATGATGGGCGGGTCATCGACGCGGACAACCTGGCGCGGGCGATGATGTACGAGGAGCATCCGCTCGGGTATCGGATCACGGGGGGGCTCGAGACGCTGGCGCGGTTCGATGAGCGCATGCTGCGGTCGCATCATGCGCGGCACTACACGACGGCGAATGCGGTGCTTTGTCTGGCGGGGAAGATCGACGAGGCGGCCTGTGTGAAGGCGGTGGAGCGGGCGTTCGGGGGGATGCCGCGGGGGAGTCGGGTGGCAGCGACGGCGCCGATGAATGGGCAGAAGAAGCCGCGGTTTTCGTTCGTGGAGAACCAGTCGAGCCAGACGGAGCTGCGGGTCGCGTTTCGCGCGGTGAGCGAGCGGGATCGGGCGGAGCCGAGCGTCGAGATGCTGTTGCGGGTGCTCGACGATGGGATGTCGACGCGGCTGTACGAGCGGATCTGCGACAGGCTCGGGCTTTGTTACGACGTGTCGGGGATGTTCGAGGCTTACGAGGATGATGGGGTGGTGGATATCGCGGCGGGGGCGGCGCACGAGCGGGCGACGGTGGTGTTGAAGGAGGTCTTTGCGCTGGTGGAGGAGCTGGCGGCGCATGGGCCGACGGATGAGGAGCTCGAGAAGGCCAAGAATCGGCATCTGTGGTCGGTGGAGGCGATGCTCGACGACGCGGATGCGATGGCGAGCTTCTACGGGCTGGCGGCGCTGGCGGGGATCGCGAGGACGCCGGTGGCGAGGCACGAGGAGCTGGCGGGCGTGACGCGGGCGCAGGTGCGGGATGCGGCGCAGCGGGTGTTTCGTCCGGAACGGATGAGCGTGGTGGCGGTGGGGCTGCTGAGCCGGGCGGAGGAGAACCGGATGGAGAGGGCGGTGAAGGGGTTTGGGGGGTAG
- a CDS encoding methyltransferase: protein MRPRLLALTAAEELGVGELSELLREGQPKISRHAAALRDAGLLLARKQGTWTLLRLAPAAAADPVVADAVRAGTAACEADGTIARIAEVLASRDATTREFFARSGRPLRVGPPLELGAYLAAIAPLLPHRALAVDVGTGDGSLLEVLSPLFDRVIAVDRSDAQLALAEERIRRRDLHNVELVRGEYDGPAVREIVLSRAGRSGGADVVFAARLLHHAPQPARGIAAVASLARPSGGAVCVLDYEAHEDAALCEQEADLWQGFDPGHLLRFAEEAGLLDITIRRLPRAWQGEGPDRHLVWQLLVGRRGEATIAPTV from the coding sequence GTGCGCCCGCGTCTGCTCGCGCTCACGGCGGCGGAGGAGCTGGGGGTCGGCGAGCTGTCGGAGCTTCTGCGCGAAGGTCAGCCCAAGATCTCCCGCCACGCCGCCGCCCTGCGTGACGCCGGCCTCCTGCTCGCGCGCAAGCAGGGCACCTGGACGCTGCTCCGCCTCGCCCCTGCTGCCGCTGCCGATCCGGTCGTCGCCGACGCCGTCCGCGCCGGCACCGCCGCCTGCGAAGCCGACGGCACCATCGCCCGCATCGCCGAGGTCCTCGCCTCTCGCGACGCCACCACCCGCGAGTTCTTCGCCCGCAGCGGCCGCCCTTTGCGCGTCGGTCCTCCGCTCGAGCTCGGCGCCTATCTCGCCGCGATTGCCCCTCTTTTGCCTCATCGCGCCCTCGCCGTCGACGTCGGCACGGGGGACGGCTCGCTTCTCGAGGTCCTCTCGCCGCTCTTCGATCGCGTGATTGCCGTCGATCGCTCCGACGCGCAGCTCGCCCTCGCCGAGGAGCGCATTCGGCGGCGCGATCTCCACAATGTCGAGCTCGTGCGCGGCGAATACGACGGACCTGCGGTCCGCGAGATCGTCCTCTCGCGCGCTGGCCGCTCGGGCGGGGCCGACGTCGTCTTTGCTGCGCGCCTCTTGCATCACGCGCCGCAGCCGGCTCGCGGCATCGCGGCGGTCGCCTCGCTCGCGCGTCCTTCGGGCGGCGCGGTGTGCGTCCTCGATTACGAGGCGCACGAGGACGCGGCGCTCTGCGAGCAGGAGGCCGATCTCTGGCAGGGCTTCGATCCTGGCCATCTCCTGCGGTTCGCGGAGGAGGCTGGGCTCTTGGACATCACGATTCGCCGTCTCCCGCGCGCTTGGCAGGGAGAGGGTCCGGATAGACACCTCGTCTGGCAGCTTCTGGTGGGCCGGCGCGGCGAGGCAACGATTGCGCCCACGGTATGA
- the ahcY gene encoding adenosylhomocysteinase: protein MSEKPRFKVADISLADWGRKEIRIAEKEMPGLMALRAEYGTKKPLAGARIAGCLHMTIQTAVLIETLRELGAEVTWTSCNIYSTQDHAAAAIAVTGVPVFAWKGETLEEYDWCIEQQLFAFEGGKGPNMILDDGGDLTIMVHEKYPHLFEGNDPVRGLSEETTTGVNRLYEMHKKGQLKVPAFNVNNSVTKSKFDNLYGCRESLADGIKRATDVMFAGKVAVVCGYGDVGKGCAQSLRGFGARVIVTEIDPICALQAAMEGFEVKTMESVASIGDIFVTATGCKDVVRGEHMARMKDEAILCNIGHFDSEIQMSWLEKNPEIREENIKPQVDHFVFPDGKRLIVLARGRLVNLGCATGHPSFVMSTSFSNQVLAQIALWTGKFPLGVHLLPKELDEKVAALHLGKLGVELTQLTADQAEYLGVPVQGPFKSEGYRY from the coding sequence ATGAGCGAAAAACCCCGGTTCAAGGTGGCGGACATTTCTTTGGCGGATTGGGGTCGGAAGGAGATCCGCATCGCCGAGAAGGAGATGCCCGGCCTCATGGCGCTGCGCGCCGAGTACGGGACCAAGAAGCCGCTCGCGGGGGCGCGCATTGCGGGCTGCCTGCACATGACGATCCAGACCGCGGTGCTCATCGAGACCCTGCGCGAGCTCGGGGCCGAGGTCACCTGGACGAGCTGCAACATCTACTCGACGCAGGATCACGCGGCGGCTGCCATTGCGGTGACCGGCGTGCCCGTCTTTGCCTGGAAGGGCGAGACGCTCGAGGAGTACGACTGGTGCATCGAGCAGCAGCTCTTCGCGTTCGAGGGCGGCAAGGGCCCGAACATGATCCTCGACGACGGCGGGGATCTGACCATCATGGTGCACGAGAAGTATCCGCACCTCTTCGAGGGTAACGACCCGGTGCGCGGCCTCTCCGAGGAGACCACGACGGGCGTGAACCGGCTCTATGAAATGCACAAGAAGGGCCAGCTCAAGGTCCCCGCGTTCAACGTCAACAACTCGGTGACGAAGTCGAAGTTCGACAACCTCTATGGCTGCCGCGAGTCGCTCGCCGACGGCATCAAGCGCGCGACGGACGTGATGTTCGCGGGCAAGGTGGCGGTCGTCTGTGGCTATGGCGACGTCGGCAAGGGCTGCGCGCAATCGCTCCGCGGCTTCGGCGCGCGCGTCATCGTGACCGAGATCGACCCGATCTGCGCGCTTCAGGCGGCGATGGAGGGCTTCGAGGTCAAGACGATGGAGTCGGTCGCGTCGATCGGCGACATCTTCGTCACGGCCACGGGCTGCAAGGACGTCGTCCGCGGCGAGCACATGGCGCGGATGAAGGACGAGGCCATTCTCTGCAACATCGGGCATTTCGACTCCGAGATCCAGATGTCGTGGCTCGAGAAGAACCCCGAGATCCGCGAGGAGAACATCAAGCCCCAGGTCGACCATTTCGTCTTCCCGGATGGCAAGCGCCTCATCGTGCTCGCGCGCGGCCGCCTCGTGAACCTCGGCTGCGCGACGGGGCATCCTTCGTTCGTCATGTCGACGTCGTTCTCGAACCAGGTGCTCGCGCAGATCGCGCTCTGGACGGGCAAGTTCCCGCTCGGCGTGCATCTTCTGCCGAAGGAGCTCGACGAGAAGGTCGCGGCGCTGCACCTCGGCAAGCTCGGCGTGGAGCTGACGCAGCTCACGGCCGATCAGGCCGAGTACCTGGGCGTGCCCGTGCAGGGGCCGTTCAAGTCCGAAGGCTACCGCTACTGA